The nucleotide window ACGGCTCGCCGGCGGACGGCCGCGAGACGAGCTTCACCCCGAACCCGGACTCTCGGGAGGCGAACAGGGAGATACCGGTGATTCGCTCGCCGTCGACCGTCACCGCGACGTCGTCCCACGTCACCGTCCGGCCGCGCGCGGTGCCGACACGGGTGCCGAGCAACGACAGGGTGGATGCCTGCCCGTCCGCTCCAGCCGGGGCACGGTCCAGCCGCCCGCCGCCGGTGTAGTGCGGGAGCCCGCCGTCCAACGGGACGCCGTCGTCGCTCGCCAGCGAGACGAACGAGACGGGCTCCGGCCCGGGGTCGGGGTGGGCCGGCGCGTTTAAAACGGCGTACGTCTCGCCGGCGTCGACCACCCGACCGGTGCCGTCCCACCCGACCCCGCGGACTGGGCAGTCGACGGCCAGCGGGAGCGACCCGGTCGCGCGGTAGGGGTTACGGTCGGGCGCTCGGAACTCCAGGTGGACGTGGTTGTCGACCCACTGGCCGAAGAACCCCGAGCGGACCATCCCGCCCAGGGGGTCGCCGACCGCGACGGTCTCGCCGGCCTCGACGCAGGGCTCGACGTGGAGGACCCGCGCGACGGCGTCGCCGGTGTCGATCAGGATCAGGTGGTCGTGGTCGGCGGCGTACGGTCGGTCCGGACACCCCACCGTCCGGGTGTCCAGCACCTCGCCGGCGACGGGGGAGACGCCGACGTTCGTCTCCGGGTAGAGGTCGATCCCGTGACCGGTGTCGTGTGCGGGGTACGGGGAGTTGTACAACGAGAAGCGTCGGTAGCGTCGCAGCGTCGCCGCCGGGAGAGAGACAGGGTCGGGGTTCGACTCGGAAGCGGAGCCGGAGTCGGAGCCGGAGGTAGTGTCCGAGTCGGAGTCGGGGTCGGATTGCACACGCCGACTCCGTGTCGCAACCGCTTAGCCGCGGCGGAACGGAGCCGACGGCGTGACCGTCCTCTACCGTGGCCGCCGTGCGACACGCGAGACGGACCGCGCGGCGACACGCGCGATGGTCGACCGCGCCGGCGACACCGGCGAGCCGGCGGTCCGAGTGTGGCTCCCCGGCCAGCAGCTGGCGTTCGGCCGACGGGACACCCGTGCCGACGGCTACGACCGCGCCCGTCGGGCGGCCGCGGACCACGACTTCCCACCCGTCGAGCGGTCCGTCGGCGGCCGGGCGGTGGCGTACGCCGACACGACGCTGGCGTTCGCCCACGCCGTCCCCACCGACGACTCCCGCACCGGATTAGACGACCGCTACGAGACGGCGGTGACGACAGTCGTCGACGCCCTCTCGGACTCCGGTGCCGACGTGACCCGCGGTGAGCCCGCCGACGCCTACTGCCCCGGCGACTACTCCGTCCGGGCGACCGACGGCGGGAAGCTGGCCGGGATCGCACAGCGGGTCCGCAAGGGGGCCGCGCTCGTCGCCGGCAGCGTCACGGTCGCCGACAGAGAATCGATCCGGGCAGTGTTGACGGACGTGTACGACGCGCTCGGGGTGGCGTTCGACCCCGAGACGGTCGGCAGCGTCGCCGCCGCCGGCGGCCCGGCCGACCCGACGCCCGTCCGTCGGGCGTTGGAGCGGGCGCTCGCGGGCGAGAGTCCGACGCTGCGTGACGTGACGGCGTTAGAGGTGTGACCCGACGGCACAGAGCGAGGTCGTCCCGTCGCGCTTCACACCACCACCCGCACGAGCCCGCCGACGACACCGGCCGCCAGCGGCGCGGCGACGCTGACGGCGAACACCTGGGTCATGGCGGTCGCGGCCGACAGCGTCGCGGCCCCCGCGGCGGCCAGCAGCCCGACGTTGACGGCGACGACGACGGCGCCGAAGCCGACGCCGGCGGCGACTCCGCGGCCGGGCGACCGTTGTAGAGTGGCGACCAGCGCGGCGCCGACGACGAGCCCGAGCCAGTGAACCCACGCCAGCCCCAGCCCGACGGCGACGGCCGCGAGCGTGACCCCCCACCGCCGCCGTCGGTCACCCCGGACGGCCGCGAGCGGCGACGCCGCCGCCGACTCGCCCGCAACCGCGGCGGACTCGTCTTCTGCGACCGGGTCGGCGCCGCCGTCGGGTGCGACGTCGTCTCGCCCGCCCGTCACGTCGTCGCTCACTGTCCACCTCCGGCGAACCGGACGGTCACGTCGCCGCGGTGTTCCCGGTCCATCCGCTTGTACTCGCCGTCGGCCCACATCTGGAGTTGGTCGCTGTAGTGAGCCGAGAACGGCGAGCCGTCGTTGCCGCCCGGCAGGACACAGTGTGACTCGCGGTCGTCCATCGGACACACCTGTCGCCAACTGCTGCCGGCGTTCGCAGACTCGTGTACGTTGAACAACGTCGCCGCCGACCCGTCCGTCGGGAACGTCGGGTAGTTGAGCCCGCCTCGGTCGAACGGGTGGGTGACCGTCGTCGCCTGGTAGTCGCCGTACGTCTCCCACCCCTCCGTCTGTATCTCCTCGTGGGCCGCCCGGACTGCGGTCTCGACGGCGGCAGTGCGGCCGTCCGGGAACCACCGCGAGTCCGGCGGGAGCCCGGCCAACACCCAGTCGCTGGGGGCGTACTCCGCGGGGTCGCGGCGGTCGTCCAGTCGCTCGGCCAACGCCCCGACGACGACCTCGCGGTAGTGGTCGAGGAAACGGACGAACACGAGCGCCGCCCGAGAGTCCCGTTCGACGGCGCCGTCCCACTCCGTCAGGCTGTCGACGGTCGACTGGAGTTCCGCCGGGAGTCGGTCGCGCTCGTCGGCCAGGACGGACTGGAACCGTCTGGCGCGGTCGGACACGACGTCACTCTGGAGGTCACGCAGGTCCGCGGGCGTCACGTCGCCGCGGTCGACGAGCGCGTCGAGTCGCTCCCAGAGCCGGCGCCCCCGGAACGGGTCGCTGTACGACTCCGCGAAGTAGTGGGAGTACGCGTCGTCGTCGACGATGCGTTGGTTGGCGGTGCCGACGTAGTCGGGGTTGCGGACGTGTGGCATCTCCGCGAACGGGATGGTGCCAGACCAGTCGGACTCCCCGAACGGGGTGTAGCCGGGCCACTCCCCCTCGCGGGCGGAGCCGTCGAACACGCGGTCGCCACGGACGGGCTCGCCGTCCGTCCGGCGGATCGGCACCTTCCCAGTGACGCGGTACAACACCTCGCCGTCGCGGTCGGCGTACACACAACACTGGGTCGGCTCGTCGAAGCGTTCGAGCGCGGTCGTCACGTCGTCGACGCCGGTCGAGCGGTTGAGATCCCGCACGGCGAGCGTGGTGTCCGTCGCCGACAGTCCGGTCCAGGCGACCCCGACGGCGTCGCGTAACTCGTCGCCGTCGCTCTCGCGGTCGACGACGACCCCGTGGACGGACCGCCGGACGGTGACTGTCCGGTCGTCGCCGTCGGCGACGGGGATCGTCTCCTCGCGGGCGTCGAACGCGCGCCACTCGTCGCCGTAGCGGTACTCCGTCCCGTCTGCGCGGGTGTCGTACTCGTAGCAGTCGATCACGTCGGCGTTGGCGTTCGTG belongs to Halobaculum sp. MBLA0143 and includes:
- a CDS encoding penicillin acylase family protein codes for the protein MDSDLTRRGLVGAVAAGATAGGFLGPVRGYLEGFAPLSGGVWRTARAETPGEVDSPHGAAELRYDDHGVARIEGDTEAAAYFAAGYAQGRDRLFQMDLQRRQMRGQLSAVVGSATVDSDRFHRQMDFAGAAAATWDRVEGTAVGPLVEAYCEGVNRARGDHPLPVEFQLLGAEPAPWTPTDVMLAEKQIAWGLTGSFRTLRRETLAAEVDAAAARELLPQRLDHDADILGHEGATEGFSPSDADGDPTASAPSDDWEPTATDPALTATLADQEPPPWVGSNSWAVGGEHTASGSALVANDPHLTLMAPPVWYEQTLSTPDYRVRGVTFPGVPPVVIGENDHGAWGFTNANADVIDCYEYDTRADGTEYRYGDEWRAFDAREETIPVADGDDRTVTVRRSVHGVVVDRESDGDELRDAVGVAWTGLSATDTTLAVRDLNRSTGVDDVTTALERFDEPTQCCVYADRDGEVLYRVTGKVPIRRTDGEPVRGDRVFDGSAREGEWPGYTPFGESDWSGTIPFAEMPHVRNPDYVGTANQRIVDDDAYSHYFAESYSDPFRGRRLWERLDALVDRGDVTPADLRDLQSDVVSDRARRFQSVLADERDRLPAELQSTVDSLTEWDGAVERDSRAALVFVRFLDHYREVVVGALAERLDDRRDPAEYAPSDWVLAGLPPDSRWFPDGRTAAVETAVRAAHEEIQTEGWETYGDYQATTVTHPFDRGGLNYPTFPTDGSAATLFNVHESANAGSSWRQVCPMDDRESHCVLPGGNDGSPFSAHYSDQLQMWADGEYKRMDREHRGDVTVRFAGGGQ
- a CDS encoding biotin/lipoate A/B protein ligase family protein produces the protein MVDRAGDTGEPAVRVWLPGQQLAFGRRDTRADGYDRARRAAADHDFPPVERSVGGRAVAYADTTLAFAHAVPTDDSRTGLDDRYETAVTTVVDALSDSGADVTRGEPADAYCPGDYSVRATDGGKLAGIAQRVRKGAALVAGSVTVADRESIRAVLTDVYDALGVAFDPETVGSVAAAGGPADPTPVRRALERALAGESPTLRDVTALEV